One genomic region from Nitrospirota bacterium encodes:
- a CDS encoding EVE domain-containing protein: MQYWLVKSPFRTRSWGDVLMKGTFKLYGIRNHQAKNNIARMAHGDEALYYHGPSGKQIFGIMQVAKSPFPDPTTAATNWLAVDFEPVQTFEHPVTLDQIKLEPDLQHIPLVKQPRLSVMQLERAVFEYIVSLGARH, encoded by the coding sequence ATGCAATACTGGTTGGTTAAATCACCTTTCCGTACCCGCTCATGGGGGGATGTCCTGATGAAAGGCACCTTCAAGCTCTACGGAATCCGCAACCACCAGGCAAAAAACAATATTGCCCGGATGGCACATGGAGATGAAGCCCTCTATTATCACGGCCCGTCAGGCAAACAGATATTCGGCATCATGCAAGTTGCTAAATCGCCATTTCCCGACCCGACTACCGCCGCCACAAACTGGCTTGCCGTTGATTTTGAACCGGTCCAAACCTTTGAGCACCCAGTAACTTTGGATCAGATTAAGTTAGAACCGGACTTGCAGCATATCCCCTTGGTCAAACAGCCGAGATTGTCTGTTATGCAGCTTGAAAGAGCGGTGTTTGAGTACATTGTCAGTCTTGGGGCAAGGCATTGA
- a CDS encoding Eco57I restriction-modification methylase domain-containing protein has protein sequence MKDFKAGIKQSIEAFASGSLTANALHLFQTLGYNTERQAPLDKPTYNTFKESWIDIQSKFNDRNAIVADWDYVDLLFQLSKEEVLKQTSLFNIKRVDNAVIESYLFFAIELIKPHYSRTGLSRITREVNRLFRMPVILLFKHGNSLTVSIIDRRPNKLDSTKDVLLKKVSLIKDINITNPHHAHVEILLQFAFPQLLAKYGAITTMDGLYKAFVKVLDTKELNREFYTKISAWYYYATNTIKLPIRPEYYKDDKENVKNFTVRLICRMIFCWFLKERGLINPRLIELHDHLDKFLVLVRKTDNDFIKENSYYRGILQNIFLSCLNSPMNPVKRKAEYLGKKYLPDNFDYKLFDAIPFLNGGLFDRLEEDNYNETIEDGPLYIPNELFYANSLQVGTGRNARETHGLNKILSQFVFTVDESTPLEEEVALDPELLGLVFENLLAEIDPDEKVAKNARKESGSYYTPRKVIDYMVNESLLIYLSNYFKQQGQAGFVKKLNDLIYFDRIEDQDTKFKVLTVDALDSVKVLDPACGSGAFPMGMLHRIVSLLKKVDPENDLWLERQLSKIEDRFQRENFAKILKQHMEDYPRKLGIIKNAIYGIDNQPLATLITKLRFFISLLIEQKIDKSLPQENYHITPLPNIETKVICADSLMEVDVGLFNESVFTHLRNAKESYYKPNLTREDKTAIATNVADTLATYFPDFAQRITGKKMNDQKSESIRNRELLKKWFQHGNLCAPFFNLDLFFPELIHKPFDIVIGNPPYGGTDIPDAIKQKLDLSSKDPYGAFIARFLGNGQNATPLKPGGVLSFIVSDTFMTIKSHKELRQQMMHNYIHKMIRVHPDTFKATVNTAIIVCERNVYPTKIPLDKMFIDPGHHCQMVDMTNISIHDEHERFIEVLTSTEGFRERENVSNPEYAIYYYPQSLIMTNSNIPFFVASPKLFCIMNNVIAPTNYLSIGDDKIQCRLVEINNKLLQLATLKYLLVEICGGIKSYDNKKYIRSLSGSGGYDKVNGDLIVKRQLSSEEKANGIIIKNDKTPYYLEFEKGGETIKDNNQFNNYFYPTDFYFPWDRATVSELRPKNALRNQHRYFSDGVGVTAAGIYSPLFRYTKLQLFQNGFQVIFPKDSIDKIALLGILCSKLVRYLFNSMINHTVNSNAQDIEDIPMVILGGNKLNSIVSEVIESLKINPEYNYEKQQHEIDRLVYELYGLNADDIGEVENWYIRRYPKLAKAQNNNSQPKHGND, from the coding sequence GTGAAAGATTTTAAAGCAGGCATCAAACAATCCATCGAAGCATTTGCCAGTGGCAGTCTTACTGCAAATGCCTTACACCTTTTTCAAACACTTGGCTACAATACTGAAAGGCAGGCCCCTCTTGATAAACCCACCTATAATACTTTCAAGGAATCATGGATTGATATTCAATCCAAATTTAATGATAGAAATGCGATTGTGGCAGATTGGGATTATGTTGACCTTCTATTCCAGCTTTCAAAAGAAGAGGTGCTGAAACAGACTTCATTATTCAACATAAAGCGGGTTGACAATGCCGTCATAGAGTCATATCTCTTCTTCGCTATTGAACTTATCAAACCTCATTACAGCCGAACTGGCCTTAGCCGTATCACCCGCGAGGTGAACCGTCTATTTCGCATGCCTGTTATTCTGCTTTTCAAACATGGAAATTCGCTGACCGTATCCATTATTGACCGCAGGCCAAACAAGCTGGATAGCACGAAAGACGTCCTCCTGAAAAAGGTATCGCTCATCAAAGATATCAACATCACGAATCCTCATCATGCTCATGTAGAAATACTTTTACAGTTTGCCTTCCCTCAGTTACTTGCCAAATACGGCGCTATTACCACGATGGACGGCCTCTACAAGGCCTTCGTCAAGGTGCTTGACACCAAGGAATTAAACAGAGAGTTTTATACAAAGATTTCCGCCTGGTACTATTACGCTACCAACACGATAAAACTCCCCATACGACCGGAATATTATAAGGATGACAAGGAAAATGTAAAGAATTTCACCGTTAGATTGATATGCCGGATGATATTCTGCTGGTTCCTGAAGGAAAGAGGACTTATCAATCCCAGATTAATAGAACTTCATGACCATCTTGACAAATTCCTGGTACTGGTAAGGAAGACAGATAATGATTTCATCAAGGAGAATAGCTACTATCGGGGCATACTCCAGAATATCTTCCTGAGCTGCCTTAACTCTCCCATGAATCCGGTAAAAAGAAAGGCCGAATATCTTGGGAAGAAGTATCTGCCGGATAATTTTGACTACAAGCTTTTCGACGCCATACCATTTCTCAACGGCGGCCTGTTTGACAGGCTTGAGGAGGATAATTACAACGAGACCATTGAAGACGGTCCTCTCTACATACCCAATGAGCTTTTTTATGCCAATAGCCTTCAGGTAGGCACAGGCAGAAATGCAAGAGAAACTCATGGTTTGAACAAGATTCTGTCACAGTTTGTCTTCACCGTGGATGAAAGTACCCCACTTGAGGAAGAGGTTGCCCTTGACCCGGAGTTGCTTGGCCTTGTCTTTGAAAACCTCCTTGCGGAAATTGACCCGGACGAGAAGGTGGCCAAGAACGCGAGGAAGGAATCGGGCTCTTACTATACACCCCGGAAGGTAATTGACTACATGGTCAACGAGTCCCTCCTTATCTATCTCTCCAACTACTTTAAGCAGCAGGGACAGGCCGGGTTTGTGAAGAAGCTGAACGATTTGATCTACTTCGATCGGATCGAAGACCAGGATACTAAATTCAAGGTTCTGACCGTTGATGCCCTTGATTCCGTCAAGGTGCTGGACCCTGCCTGCGGTTCCGGTGCATTTCCCATGGGGATGCTCCACAGGATTGTCAGCTTATTGAAGAAAGTTGATCCTGAAAACGATTTATGGCTCGAAAGGCAGTTATCCAAAATAGAAGATAGGTTCCAGAGGGAAAACTTTGCGAAGATCCTCAAGCAACATATGGAGGACTATCCCAGGAAGCTGGGTATCATCAAGAATGCCATTTACGGAATTGACAATCAGCCGCTTGCGACACTGATCACCAAGCTGCGCTTCTTCATCTCATTGCTGATTGAGCAGAAGATTGATAAAAGCCTGCCGCAGGAAAACTATCACATCACCCCTCTTCCCAATATCGAAACAAAAGTTATTTGCGCCGATTCACTGATGGAAGTGGATGTTGGTCTTTTCAACGAATCGGTTTTCACCCACCTGCGCAACGCAAAGGAGAGCTACTACAAACCCAATTTGACACGGGAGGACAAGACCGCCATAGCCACAAATGTTGCGGATACATTGGCGACCTATTTCCCTGACTTCGCCCAACGGATTACCGGTAAAAAAATGAATGACCAGAAATCAGAGAGCATACGGAACAGGGAACTCCTGAAGAAGTGGTTCCAGCACGGGAATCTATGCGCTCCGTTCTTCAACCTTGATCTATTTTTCCCTGAATTGATCCACAAGCCTTTTGATATCGTAATCGGCAATCCACCCTATGGCGGCACCGATATTCCTGATGCTATCAAACAAAAGCTGGACTTGAGCTCCAAAGACCCCTACGGCGCCTTCATTGCACGCTTTCTGGGGAACGGACAGAATGCGACACCGCTAAAACCAGGCGGCGTCCTCTCCTTCATCGTCTCCGACACCTTTATGACCATCAAGAGCCACAAGGAACTGCGTCAGCAGATGATGCACAATTATATCCACAAAATGATCCGAGTGCATCCCGATACATTCAAGGCAACGGTCAACACCGCCATCATTGTGTGCGAGCGAAACGTTTATCCAACTAAGATACCGCTGGACAAAATGTTTATAGACCCGGGCCATCACTGCCAGATGGTTGACATGACCAACATCAGTATACATGACGAGCATGAGCGCTTCATTGAAGTTCTCACCTCTACTGAAGGCTTCAGAGAGCGGGAGAATGTTTCTAACCCTGAATACGCCATCTACTATTACCCACAGTCACTAATAATGACCAATTCCAATATTCCCTTCTTTGTGGCTTCGCCGAAGTTATTTTGCATTATGAATAATGTGATTGCACCCACCAACTATTTATCAATTGGAGATGATAAAATCCAGTGCAGACTTGTTGAAATTAATAATAAGCTTTTACAGCTTGCTACTTTGAAATATCTGTTAGTTGAAATTTGTGGGGGAATCAAATCATATGACAATAAAAAGTACATACGATCTTTATCGGGGTCAGGTGGGTATGACAAAGTAAATGGTGACTTGATTGTAAAAAGGCAACTCTCGAGTGAAGAGAAAGCTAATGGAATTATTATAAAGAATGATAAGACACCATATTATTTAGAATTTGAAAAAGGCGGTGAAACCATTAAAGATAATAACCAATTTAATAATTATTTTTATCCGACAGATTTTTATTTTCCTTGGGACAGAGCAACAGTGAGTGAATTAAGACCCAAAAATGCACTAAGAAATCAGCATAGGTATTTTTCTGATGGGGTTGGTGTAACTGCCGCTGGCATTTACTCACCTCTCTTCAGATATACTAAGTTGCAATTGTTCCAAAATGGGTTTCAGGTTATTTTCCCAAAAGATAGCATAGATAAAATTGCCTTACTCGGTATTTTATGTAGCAAACTGGTTAGATATCTTTTCAATAGCATGATCAATCACACAGTCAACTCTAATGCACAAGATATTGAAGATATTCCGATGGTTATTCTTGGTGGTAATAAATTAAACTCGATTGTTTCTGAGGTAATTGAAAGTTTAAAAATTAACCCTGAGTATAATTACGAAAAACAGCAACATGAGATAGATAGATTAGTTTATGAATTGTACGGACTGAACGCAGATGACATCGGTGAGGTAGAAAACTGGTACATACGGCGCTATCCAAAGCTGGCCAAAGCACAGAATAACAATTCACAACCCAAACATGGAAACGACTGA
- a CDS encoding ATP-dependent helicase: MTTSTNSSSIKDNHKHGSVGQFLIDNLKPQADLSVVSAYFTIYAYNHLKTQLDQINHLRFLFGEPTFIKSLDPAKTNKRDFKIEDDKLVIPIQSRLTQKAIARDCSEWIRQKVDIKSMVKPNFLHGKLYLIENTNGVKESVMGSSNFTVNGLGMGGSPNIELNMVIQDRRDLYDLKNWFNELWDDNTGLVEDVKDQVLQYLEEFYVENEPEFIYFKTLFHIFEGYLDEQKKGGLLTEKTGFFDSEIWDMLYDFQKDGVKGAINKILKHNGCIIADSVGLGKTFEALAVIRYFELLNSRVLVLCPKKLSANWTIYQASQNNSLNPFTRDRFNYTVLYHTDLGRITGKSDANGIDLENYNWGAYDLVVIDESHNFRGNPMEKTREDGTIRMNRAKWLMEKIIKSGVKTKVLMLSATPVNNNLRDLRNQISLITEGRNDALFESTQIRDIALSLKNAQTQFTLWADHKKNPDRTVKQLLERLDSSFFKLLDELTIARSRKHIKGFYNINTIWQFPERLKPHSIYPNIDIKDRFFTYDALNKRILQYKLSVFNPSAYVKPEMIKKYEALAATTGVLGFKQSDREHFLIGMMKVNFLKRLESSIESFEISMDRTIRKIENLENKITAFQQAKLKSQEEELETLSPDEDELEEITDESEQWQVGKKLKFDLADLDLDDWLENLRKDKEALIDLYNNAVAVTPDRDAKLKDLKKLIADKVQQPLNNGNKKVIVFTAFADTAQYLYKHLKDWVNEGLCLNIALIEGTATQTTFGKNDFASILTNFSPISKNRDKMKGGILYPPLEKGGWGDLKRGFSNETSMSGALTKDNGNPPLNKGGDGGVFSDEIDILIATDCISEGQNLQDCDFLINYDIHWNPVRIIQRFGRIDRLGSKNNKIQLVNFWPTEDLDNYINLKERVEARMALVDVTATGEDNILNAEQIEELIEEDLKYRDQQLKRLRNEVLDMEDERNESISLTDFTLDDFRIELMNFIENNREKLEDAPFGLYAVVPSPSGKHSDFLDSTRAANIPSPLTGEGQGGGEHRRFSSEKEIIKPGVVYCLKQKGDTEGNEEINPLQPYFLVYIRDDGTVRFNYINAKQILEIYRLMCQGRREPYEELCELFNSETRQGEDMGQYTKLLSRAIHEINTIFKKKSNQKLTTDRGALLIPKSKQVSDMNNFELVTWLVIK, encoded by the coding sequence ATGACGACAAGCACAAACTCATCCTCTATAAAAGACAATCATAAACATGGTTCGGTCGGACAATTTCTCATTGACAACTTGAAGCCACAGGCTGATTTATCTGTTGTCTCGGCCTACTTTACTATTTATGCGTACAACCATCTCAAGACTCAACTTGACCAGATAAACCATCTCAGATTCCTTTTTGGCGAACCAACATTCATCAAATCACTTGACCCTGCCAAGACCAATAAACGGGATTTCAAGATTGAAGATGATAAGCTCGTAATTCCCATCCAAAGTCGTTTGACTCAAAAGGCCATTGCCAGAGATTGCTCCGAATGGATCAGGCAGAAGGTGGACATCAAATCTATGGTCAAGCCGAACTTTCTTCACGGCAAGCTATACCTGATTGAAAACACTAATGGTGTGAAAGAATCTGTAATGGGAAGTTCCAACTTTACAGTAAACGGTCTTGGCATGGGAGGCAGCCCGAACATTGAATTGAATATGGTCATTCAGGACAGGAGAGATCTGTATGACCTCAAAAACTGGTTCAATGAATTGTGGGATGATAATACCGGGCTGGTTGAAGATGTAAAGGATCAGGTCCTGCAATATTTAGAAGAGTTTTATGTTGAGAATGAACCTGAATTTATTTACTTCAAAACACTCTTCCATATATTCGAAGGCTATCTTGACGAGCAAAAGAAAGGCGGGCTGCTGACTGAAAAAACAGGTTTTTTTGATAGCGAAATCTGGGATATGCTTTATGACTTTCAGAAAGATGGTGTAAAAGGCGCAATCAACAAAATCCTGAAACATAACGGATGTATCATTGCCGACAGCGTGGGGCTGGGTAAGACCTTTGAGGCATTGGCAGTCATCAGATACTTTGAATTATTGAACTCCCGTGTCCTAGTACTCTGCCCGAAGAAACTTTCAGCCAACTGGACAATTTATCAGGCCAGCCAGAACAATTCACTGAACCCATTTACAAGGGACCGTTTTAACTACACGGTCTTATATCATACAGACCTCGGCAGGATTACCGGTAAATCGGATGCCAATGGAATTGACCTGGAGAATTACAACTGGGGGGCTTATGACTTGGTAGTGATTGATGAGAGCCACAATTTCCGCGGCAACCCTATGGAGAAGACCAGAGAAGACGGTACTATCAGGATGAATCGTGCCAAATGGCTGATGGAGAAAATCATCAAATCGGGAGTTAAGACCAAAGTGCTGATGCTCTCTGCAACGCCTGTCAACAATAACCTTCGTGATCTGAGAAATCAGATATCGCTCATTACTGAAGGCAGGAATGATGCACTCTTTGAAAGCACACAAATCAGAGACATCGCCCTTTCACTAAAGAATGCCCAGACACAATTCACCCTCTGGGCTGACCACAAAAAGAACCCTGACAGGACAGTCAAACAGTTACTTGAGCGTCTTGATTCATCCTTCTTCAAACTGCTGGATGAACTCACTATTGCACGGAGCAGAAAACACATAAAGGGCTTTTACAATATTAATACTATATGGCAATTCCCTGAACGGTTAAAACCGCACTCCATTTATCCGAACATTGACATCAAAGACCGCTTCTTTACTTACGATGCATTGAACAAGAGGATACTCCAATACAAACTTTCGGTGTTCAACCCTTCTGCATACGTGAAACCGGAAATGATAAAAAAATATGAAGCATTAGCAGCCACGACTGGTGTGTTAGGGTTCAAGCAGAGCGACCGTGAGCATTTTTTGATCGGGATGATGAAGGTAAATTTTCTCAAGCGTCTGGAAAGCTCTATAGAATCGTTTGAAATCTCAATGGACAGGACCATTCGGAAGATTGAAAACCTGGAAAATAAAATCACTGCATTTCAACAGGCAAAACTTAAATCGCAGGAAGAAGAATTAGAGACACTTTCGCCTGATGAAGATGAGTTAGAAGAAATCACTGATGAATCAGAGCAATGGCAGGTAGGTAAAAAATTAAAATTTGATCTGGCAGATCTGGATCTGGATGATTGGTTAGAGAATTTACGAAAAGACAAAGAAGCGCTTATTGACCTATACAACAATGCAGTAGCAGTAACCCCCGACAGAGATGCAAAACTCAAAGACCTCAAAAAACTAATTGCCGACAAAGTGCAGCAACCGTTAAACAACGGCAACAAAAAGGTAATCGTCTTTACAGCCTTTGCTGACACAGCCCAATACCTCTACAAACACCTTAAAGACTGGGTAAATGAAGGTCTATGTTTGAACATTGCACTAATTGAAGGGACAGCCACACAGACCACCTTTGGTAAAAACGATTTCGCAAGCATCCTTACCAATTTCTCTCCTATCTCCAAGAACAGAGATAAGATGAAAGGGGGAATACTATACCCCCCTTTAGAAAAGGGGGGCTGGGGGGATTTGAAACGGGGATTCTCAAATGAAACGTCTATGAGCGGGGCGCTCACAAAGGACAATGGAAATCCCCCCCTTAACAAGGGGGGGGATGGGGGGGTATTTTCAGATGAGATTGATATATTGATTGCTACAGACTGTATCAGCGAAGGACAGAACCTGCAGGACTGTGATTTCCTCATCAATTACGACATTCACTGGAATCCCGTTCGTATAATTCAGCGTTTTGGACGTATTGACCGTTTGGGTAGTAAGAATAATAAGATACAGTTAGTAAACTTCTGGCCCACCGAAGACCTTGACAATTACATCAATCTGAAAGAGCGTGTGGAGGCCAGAATGGCGTTGGTAGATGTGACAGCCACAGGCGAAGATAACATCCTGAATGCAGAGCAGATTGAAGAACTGATTGAAGAAGACCTGAAATACCGGGATCAGCAGTTGAAGAGACTCAGGAATGAGGTGCTTGACATGGAAGATGAAAGGAATGAAAGTATTTCTCTGACTGATTTCACATTGGACGATTTCAGGATTGAGTTGATGAACTTTATAGAAAACAACCGTGAAAAATTAGAAGATGCCCCATTCGGTCTGTATGCCGTAGTACCATCGCCATCTGGAAAACATTCAGATTTCTTAGATTCAACACGGGCAGCTAATATTCCCTCCCCCTTGACGGGGGAGGGTCAGGGTGGGGGTGAGCATCGGAGATTTTCGAGTGAAAAAGAAATCATCAAACCAGGTGTTGTATATTGCCTGAAACAGAAGGGTGACACAGAGGGCAACGAAGAGATCAATCCATTGCAACCATACTTTCTTGTGTATATCCGGGATGATGGAACCGTACGTTTCAATTACATCAATGCAAAGCAAATTTTGGAGATTTATCGCCTGATGTGTCAGGGCAGGAGAGAACCTTATGAAGAACTGTGCGAACTCTTTAACAGCGAAACAAGGCAGGGTGAAGATATGGGGCAATACACCAAATTGCTCAGCCGGGCCATTCATGAAATCAACACAATATTTAAAAAGAAAAGCAATCAAAAACTGACAACAGACCGTGGAGCATTACTCATCCCAAAATCAAAACAGGTGAGCGATATGAACAATTTTGAACTGGTCACTTGGTTAGTGATAAAGTAG
- a CDS encoding putative DNA binding domain-containing protein, with the protein MTKDSKRRKVIPSGESETVEFKSSFDREVIETLAAFANAKGGKVFVGVSDNGKVAGVQLNKETIQTWINQTKQLTSNALIPDAEIISLKGKQVVIFSVPESPIKPVACKGRYYKRIKNANHQLSVSEVVNMHLRTFNSSWDFHVDEYHSEKDISFTKVQNFIERANAIKETQIMDDPLTVLQKFELMREGKITYGCFLLFMAGESFISTIELGRFQTDIIIKDGATLKGDLLSEVDGVMNFIKKHINKAYIITGRPQREERWDYPLDAIREIVINAIIHRDYTSTADSVIKVFDDKIEIFNPGGLPEGTTIEQLLKGTYISNVRNKKVAEVFRAAGLIEKYGSGITRILKAFKAYGLPDPEFKEFCGGFMVTVYKAVTMAASEVTPQVAEQVGTRLALSRHQVDILRKCLNETGITELMTIAGRTDRTKFRHQVLNPLIEARLMEMTIPDKPTSSKQKYRLTDEGGKILENLLVSFPTSKVQDT; encoded by the coding sequence TTGACAAAAGATTCAAAGAGAAGAAAGGTTATTCCCTCCGGTGAATCTGAAACTGTGGAGTTCAAAAGCAGCTTTGACCGGGAAGTGATTGAGACGCTTGCTGCATTTGCCAATGCCAAGGGTGGGAAGGTCTTTGTAGGGGTATCTGATAATGGAAAAGTTGCAGGAGTCCAGCTTAACAAAGAAACGATTCAGACCTGGATAAATCAGACGAAGCAGCTCACATCCAACGCGCTTATCCCTGATGCGGAAATAATCTCTCTGAAGGGAAAGCAGGTTGTTATATTCTCGGTGCCGGAATCCCCGATAAAACCTGTTGCATGTAAGGGGAGATACTATAAACGCATCAAAAACGCCAATCATCAGCTTTCAGTTTCTGAAGTAGTCAACATGCATCTCCGCACTTTTAACTCAAGCTGGGATTTTCATGTTGACGAATACCACTCTGAAAAAGATATTTCCTTTACCAAGGTTCAGAATTTTATTGAGCGGGCCAATGCAATCAAAGAAACTCAGATTATGGACGATCCCCTTACCGTATTACAGAAATTTGAATTGATGCGGGAAGGGAAGATTACCTACGGCTGTTTTCTCCTCTTTATGGCAGGAGAGTCATTTATCAGTACCATTGAACTCGGCAGGTTTCAGACGGACATCATTATCAAAGATGGCGCCACTTTGAAAGGCGACCTCTTATCAGAGGTAGATGGCGTCATGAACTTTATTAAAAAACATATCAACAAGGCATACATTATTACCGGCAGACCACAGCGGGAAGAACGCTGGGACTATCCGCTTGACGCAATCCGGGAAATAGTTATCAATGCAATTATCCACCGGGACTATACAAGTACAGCAGACTCCGTCATAAAGGTATTCGATGATAAGATAGAGATTTTTAATCCGGGGGGATTACCGGAAGGCACCACTATTGAACAGTTATTAAAGGGCACCTATATTTCAAATGTCCGAAACAAGAAAGTGGCGGAAGTATTCAGAGCAGCCGGGCTGATAGAGAAATACGGATCAGGTATCACAAGGATACTCAAGGCATTTAAGGCATACGGCCTTCCTGATCCTGAGTTTAAAGAATTTTGCGGCGGTTTCATGGTGACGGTTTATAAGGCTGTTACTATGGCCGCCTCCGAAGTTACCCCACAAGTCGCCGAACAAGTCGGCACCAGGTTGGCACTAAGTCGGCACCAGGTTGATATACTACGTAAGTGTTTGAATGAGACTGGAATAACAGAACTCATGACCATAGCAGGGCGAACTGACCGCACCAAGTTTAGGCACCAGGTACTTAACCCTCTTATAGAGGCACGATTGATGGAAATGACCATCCCCGATAAACCTACCAGCAGCAAACAGAAGTATCGCCTGACTGATGAAGGAGGAAAAATATTGGAGAACTTACTGGTATCCTTCCCCACAAGTAAAGTTCAGGATACCTGA
- a CDS encoding UbiD family decarboxylase, producing the protein MPYNDLRDFINTIDKKGQLVRVKTEVDPNLEITEILDRLLHKSGTAVLFENVKGHSVPIAANLYGTVERVALGLETDEVGLDEIGQFLAYLQQPEPPKGIFEAIKKLPFFAKLMNLTPKTVSRAVCQEVVIKGADVDLSKFPIMTCWPDDVAPLITWPLVITQSPDGGPFNVGVYRMQVVGRDRTIMRWLQTRGGAQHYREWMKKKVPMPVSVAIGCEPATTIAAVTPVPERIGEFHFAGLLRKEAIELVQCKTINLLVPASSEIVLEGEVLPGEELIEGPYADHTGYYNTEESFPVFRIKCITHRNNPIYLSTITGRPPKEDAIIALALTRIFLPLLRNQFPEIADFHLPMEAVSYRIAVVSIRKEFPGHAKRVMMGLWGFLKQFLYTKYIIVVDDDIDVRNWDDVIWALSTRVDPGRDTFVIENTPFDYLDFSTPLPELGAKMGIDATMKSPPEVNRPWGNKIEMTTEIKELVDKKWKSLGI; encoded by the coding sequence ATGCCATATAACGATTTGAGAGATTTTATCAATACGATAGATAAGAAGGGTCAGCTTGTAAGGGTAAAGACAGAGGTAGACCCTAATCTTGAGATTACAGAGATACTGGACAGACTGCTCCATAAAAGCGGTACTGCTGTACTGTTCGAGAATGTTAAAGGTCACAGTGTCCCCATAGCGGCAAATCTGTATGGGACAGTGGAACGTGTCGCCCTCGGGCTTGAGACTGATGAGGTTGGATTAGATGAGATCGGGCAATTTCTCGCGTACCTTCAACAGCCGGAACCCCCTAAAGGGATATTTGAGGCGATAAAGAAGCTCCCTTTTTTTGCAAAGCTGATGAACCTCACGCCTAAGACGGTAAGCCGTGCGGTCTGTCAGGAGGTGGTTATCAAAGGAGCGGATGTAGACCTGTCAAAGTTTCCCATTATGACATGCTGGCCTGATGATGTTGCACCACTTATAACGTGGCCGCTTGTTATAACACAGTCTCCGGATGGCGGGCCATTTAATGTCGGTGTATACAGGATGCAAGTTGTGGGGAGAGACAGGACTATAATGAGATGGCTTCAGACACGGGGCGGTGCGCAGCATTACAGGGAATGGATGAAAAAGAAAGTGCCGATGCCTGTTTCTGTTGCAATAGGGTGCGAACCTGCAACAACCATTGCCGCTGTCACTCCTGTACCTGAGAGGATCGGGGAATTTCACTTTGCCGGCCTGCTTCGTAAAGAGGCCATTGAGCTTGTCCAGTGCAAGACCATTAATTTACTGGTGCCGGCATCAAGTGAGATAGTGCTTGAGGGCGAGGTATTGCCGGGTGAGGAATTGATTGAAGGGCCTTACGCAGACCATACCGGATACTACAATACAGAGGAGTCGTTTCCTGTGTTCAGGATAAAATGTATAACCCACAGGAACAATCCAATATATCTTTCAACGATTACAGGACGCCCTCCAAAAGAAGATGCAATAATCGCCCTCGCACTTACCAGAATATTCCTGCCGCTTCTGAGAAACCAGTTCCCTGAAATAGCAGACTTTCACCTACCGATGGAGGCTGTTTCATACAGGATTGCAGTAGTGTCAATAAGGAAGGAATTTCCTGGTCATGCAAAGAGGGTGATGATGGGATTATGGGGATTCCTGAAACAATTCCTCTACACAAAATATATTATCGTTGTGGATGATGATATTGATGTCAGAAACTGGGATGACGTTATATGGGCACTCTCAACCCGCGTTGACCCAGGCAGGGATACATTTGTCATTGAGAACACACCATTCGACTACCTAGATTTTTCAACCCCACTCCCCGAACTCGGCGCCAAAATGGGCATAGACGCCACCATGAAATCCCCGCCAGAGGTAAACCGGCCATGGGGAAACAAGATAGAGATGACCACTGAGATCAAAGAACTGGTAGATAAAAAGTGGAAGTCTCTTGGGATTTAA